The Sagittula stellata E-37 sequence TAAGTCTGAACATGAGTTGCTGCCCGAATTATTGCGGCGGGGTTCTTGTGCCCCGTCCGGTCCTGACGCAGGTTAGCAAACGAACGCCGTCCGCGAGAAGCTTTGGGAGAGATTTCATGCCATCAAAACGTCTGAGTGTTGTCGTGACGCGACGCTTGCCGGAGGTGGTCGAGACCCGCCTGTCCGAGCTGTTCGACGTCCGGCTGCGCAGCGACGATACTCCGATGACTCGCGAACAGCTTGTTTCGGCGGTGCAGGACGCGGACGTTCTGGTGCCGACGATCACCGACAGGGTCGATGCGGGGTTGATCGGGCAGGCCGGCGAACGGTTGAAGCTGATCGCCAACTACGGCGCAGGTTTCGATCATATCGACGTGGCCACGGCCCGGTCGCGCGGGATTCTGGTGTCGAACACGCCCGGGGTGGTGACCGACGACACCGCCGACATGGCGATGGCGCTGATGCTGGGAGTGACCCGGCGAATCCCGGAGGGTCTGACCGCGATGCAGGAGGGATCCTGGCAGGGCTGGGCGCCGAACGCCTTCCTTGGCGGGCGCCTTGGGGGCAAGCGGCTTGGCATCCTCGGGATGGGACGGATCGGGCTGGCGGTGGCGCGCCGCGCCCAGGCCTTCGGGATGCAGATCCACTATCACAACCGGCGACGCCTGCGGCCGGAGGTCGAGGATGGGGTCGAGGCCACGTGGTGGGAAAGCCTCGACCAGATGGTTGCGCGCATGGACGTCATCAGCGTGAACTGTCCTTCCACGCCCTCGACCTTTCACCTGTTGAATGCACGGCGCCTGCAGCTGATGAAGCCGACAGCGGTGATCGTGAACACGTCGCGCGGCGAGGTGATCGACGAGAACGCGCTGGTCCGGATGCTCAAGGCAGGCAAGCTGGCGGGGGCCGGTCTGGACGTCTACCAGCAGGGCACGCAGGGCAACCCCGATCTGCGGGCCATGCCGAACGTCGTCATGACGCCGCACATGGGGTCGGCCACCCGCGAGGGGCGGATCGAGATGGGTGAGAAGGTCATCATCAACATCAAGACCTTCGCCGACGGTCATCGCCCTCCGGACCAGGTTGTCCCGTCGATGTTGTGACCCGGGACTTTGCCGTCCTGCTGCTGTACCAGCTTGGCGGAGAGACCCTGGCGCGTGCCTTCGATCTTGCCGTGCCAGGTCCGGTGATCGGCCTTGCCGCGCTGTTCGCCACCTTTGTTGCCGCGCCGCGGCTGGCGGATTGGATGCGCGAGACGGTGGCCGGGCTGCTGGGCCATCTGCCCCTGCTGTTCGTCCCGGCGGGCGTAAGCGCGGTGGCGCATCTGGACACCTTCTCGCACAATGGGATCGGGCAGCCCGTGGCGCTGGTGGCGAACACGGTCATGGCGATCCTCACCTCTGTGTTTGCCCCTCTGGCCGTCGGCCTCCTGTTCCGAGCCTCAAGAGCATTGGCCTTTCGGCAAAATCGGCTACCCTCACGGCAGAACGCAAAACAATCAGGGAGTGTGGCGATGCGTATATCTGGATGGGTGGCACTGTTCGGTGTCATGGCCGGGACGGCTATGGCGCAACAGGCGACGGATGCGGTGGACGCAGAGGCGGAAACCGGGGAAACGATGGGCTTCGCTGCCATCTCTGCAGAGGTCGGCGCTGCGCTGGCGGCCAAGGAAGCGAGTGAACCCGTGGCCGCGTCGAAGTGGATGGTTGCGGCGGCCAACCCGCATGCCGTGTCTGCCGGTGCCGAGGTGCTGCGCAACGGCGGAACGGCGGCGGACGCGATGATTGCGGTGCAGACCGTGCTGGGGCTGGTGGAGCCGCAGTCCTCAGGTATGGGCGGCGGTGCGTTCCTCGTCTGGCACGATGGGGAAACGGGCGAGATCACCACGCTCGACGGTCGCGAGACTGCGCCGCTGGACGCGACGCCGCGGCTGTTCCAGGACGAGGCGGGCGAACCGCTGGGGTTCTGGGATGCGGTGGTTGGCGGTCGCTCGGTCGGCGTTCCGGGTACACCCGCGCTGATGCAGGCTGCGCACGACAAGTGGGGCAAGGCGGAATGGGCCGGACTCTTCGATGCGGCCACCGCGCTGGCTGAGGACGGGTTCGAAGTCTCTCCCCGGCTCGCGGCGCTGGTGGCAGAGGACCCGCTGAAACTGACCCGGCAGGACGTCGCCGCCTCGTATTTCTTCCCGGACGGAGCACCGGTCGAGGCGGGCACGACCTTGACCAACCCGGACTACGCCGAGGTGATGAAGACGCTCGCGGCGGAGGGGGCCAAGGGGTTCTATGAAGGTGAGATCGCGCAGGGCATCGTCGACACCGTTACGGGGTTCACCGACAACCCTGGCGTGATGTCCCTGCTCGACCTCGCATTGTACGAGGTGAAGGAACGCCCCGCCGTCTGTGCGGAGTTCCGCGATCACGAGGTCTGCGGCATGGGGCCTCCGTCCTCCGGTGCGCTGACCGTCGGTCAGATCCTCGGGATGCTCGACGCGTCTGAGCCGGGCGCGGCGGATGACCCGGACACCTGGCGCAAGATCGGCGATGCCTCGCGTCTCGCTTTCGCCGACCGGGGCCGCTACATGGCCGACAGCGATTTTGTCCCGATGCCGACGAATGGCCTTGTCGATCCCGCTTACCTCGCCGACCGCGCCAAGCTGCTGGAGGGCGACGATGCCTTGCCGGAAGTCGCCCCGGGTGCGCCGGAATGGGATCACGCGATGCTCTACGCCGATGACGAGAGCATCGAGTTTCCATCGACTTCGCACATCTCGATCGTCGACCAGTACGGCAACGCGCTGTCCATGACGACGACCATCGAGAACGGTTTCGGTTCGCGCCTGATGACCAACGGCTTCCTGCTGAACAACGAACTGACGGACTTCTCCTTCCGGTCGCACGACGGCGGCGTGCCGATTGCCAACCGGGTTGAGCCGGGCAAGCGGCCGCGGTCGTCCATGAGCCCGACCATCGTGCGCAAGGACGGTGCACCGGTGCTGGTGATCGGCTCGCCAGGCGGTTCGCGGATCATCGGTTACACCGCGCAGGCGATCATCGCCTTCATCGACTGGGGGATGGACGTGCAGCAGGCGGTCGCCATGCCCCACGGGCTGAACCGTTTCGGCACCTTCGATCTGGAAGAGGGAACCGACATGGCCGGAATGCAGGACGCGCTGACGGAAATGGGGTTCGAGGTCAGCGTGCAAGGCTTGACCTCCGGTCTCCATGCTATTGCCGTGGGCGCGGACGGGCTGACCGGCGGGGCAGATCCCCGGCGCGAAGGCATCGCGCTCGGCGAATGAGGCGCGTTTCTGCGCATTGAAACCGGCGCGGTCGGGATCTGGGGCGTGCCCCCGGGACGGACTCGACCGCGCACCGAAACGGCTCGGGGGCGCAGGGCTCCCGCACTTGGCTTCGGCGCCCCGGCGATATGCACTTGTGGCTGAAGCCCCGCTTGGTTAAGCCCCCAAGCATGAAGAATATTGTTCTGTATCGCACACTTGTTGCAGTGCTGATGGCGGTTTCGGTTGCAGGTTGCGCAGCCCGGACGCCCGGCCCATCGGTCCCGCTTCGCGCGGGATCAGACCTCGACACGGCGCGTGCCGCCTTCCAGTCCTGCCTTGGCCCGGCGGCGCAAAGCGGGCAGACGACCCTTGCCGGACACTACGTCGGCAGCGTGCTTTGGGGCGGTGTTGTCGTCGGTCCGATCTTCGTCGCCTCCAATGCCGACGCCCTGCGCTATAACGGCGAGGTGTCGGGAATGGATCGCTGTATGAACAAGAACGGCTTTGTCCGGCGCGATCTGACGCCGCAGGAAATGCGCGCACTCGAAGGCGCAGATCCGGCGACCCGGCAGGCCATCCTGAACCACCTTGTGGCCGGTGGCACGCTGGATACCATGGCGCGTGGCTGAGCCTGCGCCAGACACAGCCAAGAAAACCACGGAGACACGACCATGCCCCAATGCGCCCTTTGCAAGTCAGACGGAGCGGCGCCCTTCGCCGTTGCGCCGAAAGACGTGGAAATCCTGCTCTGCGAGACGTGCCGCGAGGGGACGACCGGCACTCCGCAGGATGGTCCGCACTGGCAATGCCTGAACGAGGCGATCTGGAGCACGGAACCCGCCGAACAGGTCGTGGCGTGGCGGGTGCTGAACGGGCTCGACGCCGCCTGGGCCAACGAATTGCTGGACATCGCCTATCTCGAACCCGACGTTCTGGAGTGGGCGCAGGCCGGAGCGCCGTCCGGAGATGACGTCGTACACCGCGACTGCAACGGCACGGTGCTTCAGAACGGTGACACGGTGACTCTCATCAAGGCGCTGCAGGTCAAGGGTGCGGGTTTTACCGCCAAGCAGGGCACTGCGGTCCGGCGGATCAGCCTCGAACCCGACAACGCAGAGCACATCTCAGGCCGGGTGGAAGGGCAGCGGATCGTCATTCTTACTAAATTCGTAAAAAAGTCCTGATCTGTCCACCTGCTTGCACAATCCTGCCCATTTGCTCTTTCACCCTCGGACGAGAGTGGATGATGGGAAAACGACGATGTCCTCAGATGTGACGATCCTCGCAATCGTGGCCGCATTCGTGACTTACGCAACGGCGCGCGCAAGCGGCTGGAAATTCAGTGCCAGCCGCTTCCTGGCCGAGAAACTCGTTCGCGCGCTCTACAAATGCGTCGGGGCAAGCTACGCCGAAAAGAAAGAGCCGCAAAAGCGCAGCACTGCCTGGGACTTCGCGAACTGAAAGCGCCGGGGCGTGCCCCGGCGCGTCGTGTCTCAGAGTTCCTTGTAGCTGATCTCGCGCTTGTCGGCGCCAGCGCCGACCTTTTCGCGACGGACGACAAGGCGGTTCAGCGCCTGGATATAGGCCAACGCCGAAGCGACCACGGTGTCCGTATCGGCGGATTGGCCCGTGGCGATCACGCCGTCTTCTTCCAGCCGCACCGATACGGTGGCCTGCGCATCCGTGCCGGCCGTCACAGCGTTCACCTGGTAAAGCTGGAGCCGCGCCATGTTCGGGTGCAATGCGCGGATCGCCTTGAAAGTGGCGTCCACCGGGCCATCGCCTTCGGAGGTGGCCGTCAGGTCCTTTCCGTCGATTTCAAGTTC is a genomic window containing:
- a CDS encoding 2-hydroxyacid dehydrogenase; amino-acid sequence: MPSKRLSVVVTRRLPEVVETRLSELFDVRLRSDDTPMTREQLVSAVQDADVLVPTITDRVDAGLIGQAGERLKLIANYGAGFDHIDVATARSRGILVSNTPGVVTDDTADMAMALMLGVTRRIPEGLTAMQEGSWQGWAPNAFLGGRLGGKRLGILGMGRIGLAVARRAQAFGMQIHYHNRRRLRPEVEDGVEATWWESLDQMVARMDVISVNCPSTPSTFHLLNARRLQLMKPTAVIVNTSRGEVIDENALVRMLKAGKLAGAGLDVYQQGTQGNPDLRAMPNVVMTPHMGSATREGRIEMGEKVIINIKTFADGHRPPDQVVPSML
- the ggt gene encoding gamma-glutamyltransferase — encoded protein: MTRDFAVLLLYQLGGETLARAFDLAVPGPVIGLAALFATFVAAPRLADWMRETVAGLLGHLPLLFVPAGVSAVAHLDTFSHNGIGQPVALVANTVMAILTSVFAPLAVGLLFRASRALAFRQNRLPSRQNAKQSGSVAMRISGWVALFGVMAGTAMAQQATDAVDAEAETGETMGFAAISAEVGAALAAKEASEPVAASKWMVAAANPHAVSAGAEVLRNGGTAADAMIAVQTVLGLVEPQSSGMGGGAFLVWHDGETGEITTLDGRETAPLDATPRLFQDEAGEPLGFWDAVVGGRSVGVPGTPALMQAAHDKWGKAEWAGLFDAATALAEDGFEVSPRLAALVAEDPLKLTRQDVAASYFFPDGAPVEAGTTLTNPDYAEVMKTLAAEGAKGFYEGEIAQGIVDTVTGFTDNPGVMSLLDLALYEVKERPAVCAEFRDHEVCGMGPPSSGALTVGQILGMLDASEPGAADDPDTWRKIGDASRLAFADRGRYMADSDFVPMPTNGLVDPAYLADRAKLLEGDDALPEVAPGAPEWDHAMLYADDESIEFPSTSHISIVDQYGNALSMTTTIENGFGSRLMTNGFLLNNELTDFSFRSHDGGVPIANRVEPGKRPRSSMSPTIVRKDGAPVLVIGSPGGSRIIGYTAQAIIAFIDWGMDVQQAVAMPHGLNRFGTFDLEEGTDMAGMQDALTEMGFEVSVQGLTSGLHAIAVGADGLTGGADPRREGIALGE
- a CDS encoding PhnA domain-containing protein — protein: MTLIKALQVKGAGFTAKQGTAVRRISLEPDNAEHISGRVEGQRIVILTKFVKKS